The Romeriopsis navalis LEGE 11480 genome window below encodes:
- a CDS encoding protein phosphatase 2C domain-containing protein, which translates to MNRLEPQIACVNPNCDRPSNRLNAKVCAACGTEIERHYVWAVGDNAAKKKLGTTAGNARYYVCEPNIWLDLEPSEPPTQYPEVPEELLPYLYLYPQRFNLPEIYGISIDGRGQEVLLLDNAPISADGKPLPPILERWNDANATRQVYWLYQIATLWAPLQKWNMLGSLLDSDLMRVQSWRLRLQELQPSHPSVDLSDLAGIWRIWLPEAKPALAPVMSSLIEQMQAGTIEIAEIVTQLNHLLLQQAAQSPLRLQAYGATDTGKARSHNEDACYPVGKADVQDELTARLSIVCDGIGGHEGGEVASQMALRLLRPQMQALINEVGQETDVIAPTLIAEQMQSIARVVNNVISNENDDQARESRRRMGTTLVLALQLPQRVKLPSGAVSGNAHELYVMGIGDSRVYWLTPQACHQLTVDDDVAAREVKMGRMVYADAMQRPDGGALTQALGMRDGEYLRPNVYRYVLEEDGLLLLCSDGLSDRDLVEKYWSDYTEPVLRGQMPLEQAVNGWIQLANEKNGTDNISVVLTRVEVSVKPELVLNTADDEPDPEVDESDLAELSAEPPETAGEDSPAPAAALTPKRRLGWLWFFLLCALAGGGIFAWSQLDPASFNPARDRVETQIQRWRQQIEQQINPGP; encoded by the coding sequence ATGAACCGTCTGGAACCCCAAATTGCCTGTGTTAATCCTAATTGCGATCGTCCTTCCAATCGCCTCAATGCGAAGGTCTGCGCGGCTTGTGGGACAGAGATTGAACGGCATTATGTTTGGGCAGTTGGCGACAATGCGGCCAAAAAAAAATTGGGCACAACGGCGGGAAATGCCCGTTATTACGTCTGTGAACCGAATATCTGGCTTGATTTAGAGCCGAGTGAACCACCGACCCAATATCCGGAAGTGCCGGAGGAATTGCTGCCGTACTTATATTTATATCCGCAGCGGTTTAATCTGCCAGAGATTTATGGGATTTCGATCGATGGGCGCGGTCAAGAAGTTTTGTTGCTAGATAATGCGCCCATTTCGGCGGATGGCAAACCGTTGCCTCCGATTTTAGAGCGCTGGAATGATGCAAACGCGACCCGTCAGGTCTACTGGTTGTATCAGATCGCCACATTATGGGCGCCGCTGCAGAAGTGGAATATGTTGGGATCGCTGTTGGATAGTGATTTGATGCGGGTGCAGTCTTGGCGATTGCGATTGCAGGAGTTGCAACCCTCCCATCCTTCGGTTGACTTGTCGGATTTAGCGGGGATTTGGCGAATCTGGCTACCGGAAGCGAAACCGGCACTCGCCCCCGTAATGAGCAGTCTGATTGAGCAGATGCAGGCCGGCACGATCGAAATTGCCGAAATCGTCACCCAACTCAATCATTTGCTATTACAGCAAGCGGCGCAGTCGCCGTTGCGGTTGCAGGCGTATGGGGCGACGGATACTGGCAAGGCCCGATCGCATAATGAAGATGCCTGTTATCCCGTGGGCAAGGCGGATGTCCAGGACGAGTTGACCGCCCGTTTATCGATTGTCTGTGACGGCATTGGTGGGCATGAAGGCGGCGAAGTCGCGAGTCAAATGGCATTGCGACTTCTGCGGCCGCAAATGCAAGCATTAATTAATGAAGTGGGGCAGGAAACCGATGTGATTGCGCCCACGTTGATCGCAGAGCAGATGCAGTCGATCGCCCGTGTGGTGAACAATGTCATCTCGAATGAAAATGATGATCAAGCGCGCGAATCACGTCGTCGTATGGGGACAACTTTAGTGCTTGCGCTGCAATTGCCCCAGCGGGTCAAACTGCCGAGTGGGGCCGTCTCGGGTAATGCCCACGAACTCTATGTGATGGGTATCGGTGATAGCCGAGTGTATTGGCTGACGCCCCAAGCCTGTCATCAACTGACGGTGGATGATGATGTGGCGGCGCGGGAAGTCAAAATGGGCCGTATGGTTTATGCCGATGCGATGCAACGTCCGGATGGGGGGGCCTTAACCCAGGCCTTGGGGATGCGCGATGGTGAATATCTGCGGCCCAATGTCTACCGCTACGTATTGGAAGAAGATGGTTTGCTGTTGCTCTGTTCCGATGGGCTGAGCGATCGTGATCTCGTCGAGAAATATTGGTCGGACTACACTGAACCGGTACTGCGAGGGCAGATGCCCTTGGAACAAGCCGTCAATGGCTGGATTCAGCTGGCGAATGAGAAGAATGGTACGGATAATATTTCTGTCGTCTTGACACGGGTAGAAGTGTCCGTCAAGCCAGAACTCGTGCTGAATACCGCGGATGATGAACCTGATCCGGAGGTTGACGAGTCAGATTTAGCGGAATTATCGGCGGAACCGCCAGAAACTGCCGGTGAAGATAGTCCAGCACCAGCCGCTGCGCTTACCCCGAAACGTCGTTTGGGTTGGTTGTGGTTTTTCTTATTGTGCGCGCTGGCTGGCGGCGGGATCTTTGCTTGGTCACAGCTGGATCCGGCTAGCTTTAATCCCGCTCGCGATCGGGTTGAAACCCAGATTCAGCGCTGGCGTCAGCAAATTGAGCAGCAAATTAATCCTGGGCCTTAA
- a CDS encoding peroxiredoxin-like family protein, giving the protein MNPYEILSQTQRQRVSDGEMTAILEGVDPTQKHLILIWPQLGDFDSLEYAWWLKREADKLRQNQISIRAIGIGDRAAGQQFCEYSGFPAEHLWVDPTAILHRELNLYSGLSLKVPGFNPGQNAWLNLLLMCAGIGSPGTLAEVFRGYKGDRTAPQLIADDETIQATPLPGMQGEFFKYAGGKGFQRPFELATLRLKNMSESLSQWQTYVPDPAYITQRGATFLFDEQRELIYEHRDRGILGFAQNMSQPLTFLDQIEMTTKTTA; this is encoded by the coding sequence ATGAATCCCTACGAAATTCTCAGCCAAACCCAACGCCAACGTGTCAGCGACGGCGAAATGACTGCCATCCTTGAGGGAGTCGACCCCACCCAAAAGCACCTCATCCTGATCTGGCCCCAACTCGGCGACTTCGACAGCCTCGAATACGCCTGGTGGCTGAAGCGAGAAGCCGACAAACTCCGCCAAAACCAGATTTCCATCCGCGCGATCGGCATCGGCGATCGTGCCGCCGGTCAACAATTCTGCGAATACAGTGGCTTCCCCGCCGAGCACCTCTGGGTCGATCCCACTGCCATACTGCACCGTGAACTCAACCTCTACAGCGGCCTCAGCCTCAAAGTCCCCGGCTTCAACCCCGGCCAAAACGCCTGGCTAAACCTGCTACTCATGTGCGCCGGTATCGGTAGCCCCGGCACCCTCGCCGAAGTCTTTCGTGGCTACAAAGGCGATCGCACCGCCCCCCAACTGATCGCCGACGACGAAACCATCCAAGCCACCCCCCTCCCCGGCATGCAAGGCGAATTCTTCAAATATGCCGGAGGCAAAGGCTTTCAGCGTCCCTTCGAACTTGCCACCCTACGGCTCAAAAATATGTCCGAATCCCTCAGCCAATGGCAAACCTACGTCCCCGACCCCGCCTATATCACCCAACGCGGCGCTACTTTTCTATTCGATGAACAGCGCGAACTGATTTACGAACACCGCGATCGTGGCATCCTCGGCTTCGCTCAAAACATGAGCCAACCCCTGACGTTTCTCGACCAAATCGAAATGACAACCAAAACGACTGCATAA
- a CDS encoding urease accessory protein UreE: protein MNPVFTQRLHPQTDLSPHYILALTAEERTRSRLHVRSEEGTAVHLQLPRGNVLRDGDWLRSENGEIAQIHAKPEPVLTVTTLFPLALLQAAYHLGHRNIPLEITSCFLRLSPDPTLSELLKQRGLQVLEEVAPFQPEINFNDGLS, encoded by the coding sequence GTGAATCCTGTTTTTACCCAACGTCTGCATCCCCAAACTGATTTATCCCCCCATTACATCTTGGCCTTGACGGCCGAAGAGCGGACACGATCGCGCTTACATGTGCGGAGTGAAGAAGGCACAGCGGTTCACTTACAACTGCCCCGTGGCAATGTTTTGCGTGATGGTGATTGGCTGCGATCGGAGAACGGCGAAATTGCCCAGATTCATGCGAAACCGGAGCCGGTGTTAACGGTCACAACGCTATTTCCCCTCGCCTTATTGCAAGCGGCCTATCACCTTGGTCATCGCAATATTCCCCTCGAAATCACATCCTGCTTTTTGCGACTTTCACCGGATCCAACTTTAAGTGAGCTATTAAAACAGCGTGGTCTACAGGTGCTGGAGGAAGTCGCCCCATTTCAACCGGAAATCAATTTCAACGACGGACTCAGCTAA
- a CDS encoding SPFH domain-containing protein: protein MWPWIAAIAIAGGAAASSVKIVEQGNEALIERLGQYNGKLEPGLSFLIPGLDRVAYQETIREKVIDVPPQNCITRDNVSIAADAVIYWRIVDMEKAYYKVQNLQSAILNLALAQIRSEMGKLELDETFTAREQINEILLRELDIATDPWGVKVTRVELKEIAPAKAVMDSMELQMAAERKKRAAVLTSEGARESAVNSARGEAESQVLEAEARKKSTVLNAEAEQQRIVLEAQANRQQQVLKAQATAEAVNIVTQALGSDPNAGNAAQLLMALGYLNMGETIGKSDSSKVLFMDPGSIPASIQSMMAIVEKPQ from the coding sequence ATGTGGCCATGGATTGCCGCGATCGCTATCGCCGGTGGCGCTGCCGCTTCCAGCGTCAAGATTGTGGAGCAGGGAAATGAAGCGCTAATCGAGCGCCTTGGACAATACAACGGCAAGCTGGAGCCGGGTCTAAGCTTTTTGATTCCGGGTCTCGATCGCGTCGCTTATCAGGAAACAATCCGCGAAAAAGTGATCGACGTACCGCCCCAGAACTGCATCACCCGCGATAACGTTTCGATCGCGGCGGACGCGGTAATTTACTGGCGCATCGTCGATATGGAGAAGGCTTACTACAAGGTGCAAAACCTGCAGTCGGCAATCTTGAATCTGGCTTTGGCACAGATTCGCTCGGAGATGGGTAAGCTCGAACTCGACGAAACCTTCACGGCCCGCGAACAGATTAACGAAATTCTGCTGCGAGAGCTGGACATTGCCACTGATCCTTGGGGCGTCAAAGTCACTCGGGTCGAGCTGAAGGAAATCGCCCCCGCGAAAGCCGTCATGGACTCGATGGAACTGCAAATGGCCGCCGAACGGAAGAAGCGGGCCGCAGTCCTAACATCAGAAGGGGCGCGGGAATCGGCGGTCAACAGCGCTCGGGGTGAGGCCGAATCCCAAGTCCTCGAAGCAGAAGCACGGAAGAAATCAACTGTCCTGAATGCCGAAGCCGAGCAGCAGCGGATTGTCTTGGAAGCTCAAGCCAACCGTCAGCAACAGGTCTTGAAAGCCCAAGCAACAGCGGAAGCGGTGAATATCGTGACCCAAGCCCTCGGCAGCGATCCAAATGCCGGGAATGCAGCGCAGTTATTGATGGCATTGGGCTATCTCAACATGGGTGAGACGATCGGTAAGAGCGATAGCAGCAAGGTGCTATTTATGGATCCAGGCAGCATTCCCGCGTCGATCCAGAGCATGATGGCGATCGTTGAGAAACCCCAGTAA
- a CDS encoding leucine-rich repeat domain-containing protein: MSRWCFGLHRRVAVMLGLPISLVQFGWVQPAVADVIVPVIEITEETQPVESTTPSPVSLNDPTFLDWCQKRDRISADARLTVNVMMQQVSAKDCATASQRLREIKQLNLTGNRLTEIAPLRSLAHLEVLNLNDNQIRDLSPLRGWKKLTALYLYGNQLQDLTPLTTAKNLQRLYLYRNQVRNLAPLAPLKKLTHLNLYGNQVADLTPLQSLTALTNLSLERNQVKDLTPLASLKQLKNLYLTSNQIQDVSPLANLKQLSDLFLGDNQIQDVSSLNQLQNLLFLTLSDNQIRDVQPLSALTKLPALYLRNNQISDISALAALQNLQALEVEKNPLKNQTCPVKPTKICRF; this comes from the coding sequence ATGTCGCGTTGGTGTTTTGGGTTGCATCGTCGAGTAGCGGTGATGTTGGGTTTGCCGATTAGTTTGGTTCAATTTGGCTGGGTTCAACCGGCGGTGGCTGATGTCATTGTGCCGGTGATCGAGATTACGGAGGAGACTCAGCCCGTTGAGTCAACGACACCGTCGCCTGTATCCCTGAATGACCCGACGTTCCTCGATTGGTGTCAAAAGCGCGATCGCATTTCGGCGGATGCGCGACTGACGGTCAATGTCATGATGCAGCAGGTGTCAGCGAAGGATTGCGCCACTGCGAGTCAGCGGTTACGTGAGATTAAACAGCTTAATCTGACTGGGAATCGCTTGACGGAAATTGCGCCATTACGATCCTTGGCGCATCTCGAAGTACTCAACTTAAATGACAACCAAATCCGCGACTTGAGTCCATTACGCGGTTGGAAAAAGCTCACAGCCTTGTATCTCTACGGGAATCAGCTGCAGGACTTAACGCCGTTGACAACAGCCAAGAACCTGCAGCGGTTGTATTTATATCGCAATCAGGTGCGTAATCTCGCGCCGCTAGCGCCACTCAAGAAACTGACCCACCTGAATCTCTACGGGAATCAGGTGGCGGACTTAACGCCGTTACAATCGCTCACTGCGTTGACTAACCTCAGTCTGGAACGCAATCAGGTGAAAGATTTAACGCCCCTCGCGAGTTTGAAGCAGCTCAAAAATCTCTATCTAACGAGTAATCAAATTCAAGATGTTTCCCCATTAGCCAATCTGAAGCAGTTATCGGATTTGTTTCTGGGCGATAACCAAATTCAGGATGTGAGTTCCCTGAATCAATTGCAAAACTTGCTGTTCCTCACCCTAAGTGATAATCAAATCCGAGATGTGCAACCGCTGAGTGCGCTGACAAAGTTGCCCGCACTGTATCTGCGCAACAACCAAATCAGCGATATTAGCGCCTTGGCCGCACTCCAAAATCTACAGGCCCTGGAAGTTGAAAAGAATCCGCTGAAAAATCAGACTTGTCCGGTTAAACCAACCAAAATTTGTCGGTTCTAG
- the purS gene encoding phosphoribosylformylglycinamidine synthase subunit PurS, with the protein MAQTYQAQIYVTLRPSVLDPAGTAVQSGLKHMGYENVDSVRIGKFVEMTLTADNEAAAKEQLDKVCDQLLANPVIENYRFELKEVAAV; encoded by the coding sequence GTGGCACAAACCTATCAGGCTCAGATCTATGTCACCCTTCGCCCGTCGGTACTCGACCCCGCTGGAACGGCAGTGCAGTCCGGGCTAAAGCATATGGGCTATGAGAATGTTGATAGCGTGCGAATTGGTAAATTCGTGGAAATGACGCTAACGGCAGATAACGAAGCTGCGGCCAAGGAGCAACTGGATAAGGTGTGCGATCAGCTATTGGCCAATCCGGTGATTGAGAATTATCGCTTTGAGTTGAAGGAAGTTGCCGCCGTTTAG
- a CDS encoding TVP38/TMEM64 family protein, whose protein sequence is MLKQFPNWLSARWISWLFGGVLLGLMGLGLWLRPDVAASIMQTLKHPLQMVSSQLRMVLGTIQAWGWLGVLGFVGLYIGATVLVLPCTLLTLGAGVIYGPVWGVIYVFLGAFGGSVLAFLLGRYLAQDWIQQQLAKTPIAQNLMFQALRQAVAKGGAKIVLLTRLSPLFPFSLLSYAYALTEVTFQDYVLGFVGCLPGTILYVYIASFAGDLANLGRSSALPPAVRLSQWGVQGLGLVATIVVTVYVTRLALSLI, encoded by the coding sequence ATGCTCAAACAGTTCCCCAATTGGCTGAGTGCGCGCTGGATTAGTTGGCTGTTTGGTGGTGTTTTGCTCGGACTTATGGGTTTGGGTTTGTGGTTGCGGCCGGATGTTGCGGCGTCGATTATGCAGACGTTGAAACATCCGCTTCAGATGGTTTCCAGTCAGTTGCGGATGGTGCTGGGGACGATTCAGGCTTGGGGTTGGTTGGGGGTCTTGGGATTTGTGGGACTGTATATTGGGGCGACGGTTTTGGTGTTGCCCTGTACGTTGCTGACGTTGGGGGCGGGGGTGATTTATGGTCCAGTTTGGGGCGTGATTTATGTCTTTTTAGGCGCTTTCGGTGGCTCTGTTCTTGCCTTTCTGCTGGGCCGTTATCTGGCCCAGGATTGGATACAGCAGCAGTTGGCGAAAACGCCAATTGCCCAAAACTTGATGTTTCAGGCGTTGCGGCAAGCGGTGGCGAAGGGCGGGGCCAAGATTGTGTTGCTGACGCGGCTATCGCCGTTGTTTCCCTTCAGTTTGTTGAGCTATGCCTATGCCTTGACGGAAGTCACGTTTCAGGACTATGTCTTGGGCTTTGTGGGCTGTTTGCCGGGGACGATTCTGTATGTCTACATTGCCTCCTTTGCCGGTGATTTAGCGAATTTGGGCCGGTCCTCAGCCTTGCCGCCAGCGGTGCGGTTGAGCCAGTGGGGGGTGCAGGGTTTGGGATTGGTGGCGACGATCGTGGTTACGGTCTACGTCACACGCTTAGCGCTGTCTCTTATACA
- a CDS encoding Fur family transcriptional regulator translates to MEIRRTRSQDRILKLLKELPDPISAQDLYIHLRGQSQSMGLATVYRSLDTLKKEGLVQVRTQPTGESLYTTIQEDRHHLTCLNCSKSIPIDECPVHDLEQELTTEHAFKIHYHTLEFFGLCNICQQATV, encoded by the coding sequence ATGGAGATACGTCGCACCCGCAGCCAAGATCGCATTCTCAAGCTGCTGAAAGAATTACCCGATCCAATTTCGGCGCAGGATCTCTACATTCACCTGCGGGGTCAAAGTCAATCGATGGGCCTTGCGACGGTCTACCGCTCCCTCGATACCTTAAAGAAAGAAGGTTTAGTCCAAGTTCGGACGCAGCCCACTGGCGAATCGCTCTACACCACCATCCAAGAAGATCGTCATCACCTCACCTGCCTCAATTGCAGCAAATCGATCCCGATCGACGAATGCCCCGTGCATGACCTCGAACAAGAACTGACGACGGAGCACGCCTTCAAAATTCACTACCACACCCTGGAATTCTTCGGTCTCTGCAACATCTGCCAACAAGCCACTGTCTAA
- the purQ gene encoding phosphoribosylformylglycinamidine synthase subunit PurQ: MKFGVVVFPGSNCDRDMAWVTQGLLGQETRMVWHEESDIADIDVMVVPGGFSYGDYLRCGAIAQFSPVLQATIEHANQGKYVLGVCNGFQVLTEAGLLPGALMRNRDLHFICDRVPLKVERADSIWTNEYTKGQVISVPVAHGEGCYYADDDTLKSIEDNNQVLFRYCDANGNVNADANINGSLNNIAGICNTKGNVLGMMPHPERCADAALGNTDGVALFKGLLAKAGVA; encoded by the coding sequence ATGAAATTTGGGGTTGTAGTTTTTCCGGGATCGAATTGCGATCGGGATATGGCTTGGGTGACGCAGGGCTTGCTCGGTCAGGAAACCCGCATGGTCTGGCACGAGGAAAGTGATATTGCCGATATTGATGTGATGGTCGTGCCGGGGGGATTTAGCTATGGCGACTATCTACGCTGCGGGGCGATCGCCCAGTTCTCTCCCGTTTTGCAAGCAACGATCGAACATGCAAACCAAGGCAAATACGTTTTAGGTGTCTGCAATGGGTTCCAAGTGTTGACGGAAGCCGGGTTGCTACCGGGAGCCTTAATGCGCAATCGGGATTTGCATTTTATCTGCGATCGGGTGCCCCTGAAGGTGGAGCGAGCGGATAGCATTTGGACAAATGAATACACCAAGGGGCAGGTGATTTCGGTGCCGGTAGCCCACGGTGAGGGTTGTTATTATGCCGATGACGATACGTTGAAGTCGATCGAAGACAATAATCAGGTTTTGTTCCGCTACTGCGATGCCAATGGCAATGTGAATGCAGACGCTAATATCAATGGTTCCTTGAATAATATTGCGGGGATTTGCAACACTAAGGGGAATGTCTTGGGCATGATGCCGCACCCAGAAAGATGTGCGGATGCCGCGTTGGGAAATACCGATGGGGTAGCGTTGTTTAAGGGTTTATTGGCGAAGGCTGGCGTGGCCTAA
- a CDS encoding URC4/urg3 family protein, which yields MTSSIEMTAVEPIPSRIMPESNPSVDAAIIDLLRSPQTIRDRAAQLFALGVDDRLMAFQLDLDRLDAVVDVVEQTTRHNYPTLEIPLHSRWRHFPQSRLERLFTALDGVERAKAQIDLVIPSVLLDAGAGDRWRYVDQAGRTWQRSQGLAVASLELFSQGLLSHKGKLQTDARGLQQITLEQLARAFQVSEINPLVGLEGRLALLHRLGDVLMTQPAIFGEAARLGNLLDGWMGQAATPPTLSAETILQTVLVTLGAVWPSRQVLAGVNLGDVWTHPQLSPLCADAQSTYIPFHKLSQWLTYSLLEPLQSLGLRITDVDRLTGLAEYRNGGLFLDLGVLCLRDAAIVQSSQLPGATVMVEWRGLTIHLLDQVADRLRQRWQMDATQLPLAKVLQGGTWSAGRMIAAKLRSDGGPPIRLKSDGTVF from the coding sequence GTGACTTCATCGATCGAAATGACCGCCGTCGAACCCATCCCGTCGCGAATTATGCCAGAGTCGAATCCGTCAGTAGACGCCGCGATTATCGACCTTCTTCGATCACCCCAGACAATTCGTGATCGGGCGGCCCAGCTATTTGCGCTTGGGGTTGATGATCGGTTGATGGCATTTCAGCTTGACCTCGATCGGCTAGATGCTGTCGTGGATGTGGTGGAGCAAACAACCCGCCACAACTACCCCACGTTAGAGATTCCCTTGCATAGCCGTTGGCGACATTTTCCCCAGTCACGTTTGGAGCGGTTATTTACGGCATTGGATGGCGTTGAGCGGGCGAAGGCGCAGATTGATTTGGTGATTCCTAGTGTGTTGCTCGATGCGGGGGCGGGCGACCGGTGGCGATATGTTGATCAAGCCGGGCGAACTTGGCAGCGATCCCAGGGCTTAGCGGTGGCGAGTCTGGAGCTGTTTTCCCAGGGGTTATTGAGTCATAAGGGTAAACTGCAAACTGATGCTCGCGGGTTACAGCAAATCACCTTGGAGCAGCTAGCGCGGGCCTTCCAGGTGAGTGAAATAAACCCGCTAGTGGGCTTGGAAGGGCGTTTAGCGTTGCTGCATCGGTTGGGTGATGTACTGATGACGCAGCCCGCGATTTTTGGTGAAGCAGCGCGGTTAGGAAATCTGCTGGATGGTTGGATGGGACAGGCGGCGACGCCTCCAACGCTGTCCGCCGAGACAATTCTACAAACGGTGTTAGTGACGTTGGGTGCAGTGTGGCCCAGTCGTCAGGTGTTGGCTGGGGTGAATCTTGGTGACGTTTGGACACATCCGCAGTTGTCGCCACTATGCGCGGATGCCCAATCGACCTACATTCCGTTTCATAAGTTGTCACAGTGGTTGACCTATTCGCTATTGGAGCCGTTGCAATCGCTGGGTCTCAGGATTACGGATGTCGATCGATTAACGGGGCTAGCGGAGTACCGAAATGGGGGACTGTTTCTGGACTTGGGCGTATTGTGCTTACGGGATGCGGCGATCGTTCAGTCATCCCAGTTACCGGGTGCCACAGTGATGGTTGAATGGCGCGGTTTAACGATACATCTATTAGACCAAGTGGCAGATCGATTGCGACAGCGGTGGCAAATGGATGCCACCCAGTTGCCTTTAGCCAAGGTTTTGCAGGGTGGGACTTGGTCGGCGGGCCGGATGATCGCGGCAAAATTGCGCTCTGATGGTGGCCCGCCAATTCGGCTCAAGAGTGATGGGACAGTTTTTTAA
- a CDS encoding NfeD family protein — protein MIWFLIGAALCILEAVFPTAFVALVAGVSALIVAFIAQWLPIGLQIAVWLILTGLGIYFSRSLVNQRATQHFDAQDGQMITDIVPGKPGRVLYEGNSWAGRCEDPTLAIAAGEHVLIVGRKGTTLLVLPESDPRH, from the coding sequence ATGATTTGGTTTTTAATTGGCGCTGCGCTTTGTATCTTGGAAGCTGTCTTTCCGACCGCTTTCGTCGCTCTCGTTGCAGGTGTGAGTGCGCTGATTGTCGCATTCATCGCCCAATGGTTACCGATCGGCTTACAAATTGCCGTTTGGTTGATCTTGACAGGGCTGGGCATCTACTTCTCTCGTAGCCTCGTGAATCAACGGGCCACGCAACACTTCGATGCTCAAGATGGACAGATGATTACGGATATTGTTCCAGGGAAACCGGGTCGCGTCCTCTACGAAGGGAATTCCTGGGCTGGTCGCTGCGAGGATCCAACATTAGCAATTGCGGCGGGAGAACACGTCCTCATTGTGGGACGCAAAGGCACCACGTTACTCGTCCTCCCCGAGAGCGATCCCCGACATTAG
- a CDS encoding GNAT family N-acetyltransferase: MSEFSGAVFVTILYTDRLILRQFQDRDLDAYAAMSSDPEVMRYIGTGRTLSREESWRSMAMLLGHWQLRGYGLWAVESKASGEFLGRVGLWNPAGWPGLEVGWALRRSAWGQGFATEAARAAVNYGFELLQQSEIISLIRPENTASIRIAERLGAKPHEEIEVFGSAAICYRLDRQTWQASVARGAK, from the coding sequence TTGAGCGAGTTTAGTGGGGCGGTATTTGTGACAATCTTGTATACCGATCGGCTAATTTTACGGCAGTTTCAGGATCGTGATCTTGATGCGTATGCGGCAATGTCGTCAGACCCGGAGGTGATGCGTTACATCGGGACGGGCCGCACTTTGAGTCGTGAAGAATCGTGGCGCAGTATGGCTATGCTGCTGGGGCATTGGCAACTGCGCGGGTATGGGCTATGGGCCGTCGAATCAAAGGCGAGTGGCGAATTTCTGGGGCGTGTCGGGCTGTGGAATCCGGCAGGCTGGCCCGGCTTAGAAGTGGGCTGGGCTTTGCGTCGATCAGCGTGGGGCCAAGGATTTGCTACGGAAGCAGCGCGGGCCGCCGTGAACTACGGGTTTGAGCTGTTGCAACAATCTGAAATTATTAGTTTGATTCGCCCAGAAAATACCGCATCAATCCGGATTGCTGAACGCTTGGGGGCAAAACCGCATGAAGAAATCGAGGTATTCGGCTCCGCTGCGATTTGTTATCGTCTCGATCGGCAAACCTGGCAAGCGTCTGTCGCTCGCGGTGCGAAGTAG
- a CDS encoding ferredoxin-thioredoxin reductase variable chain, with amino-acid sequence MVSAVEQVDKRMEVGTRVKVVTSVVVYNHPEHRNQPFDMKGQEGEVVSLANEYQGKPISANFPYLVKFAPRHKIHLEDSEIEAI; translated from the coding sequence ATGGTGAGTGCTGTAGAGCAAGTTGATAAGCGTATGGAAGTCGGCACCCGTGTCAAAGTTGTTACATCTGTCGTGGTGTATAACCATCCAGAACATCGCAATCAACCCTTTGATATGAAAGGGCAAGAGGGCGAGGTTGTGTCGTTAGCGAATGAATATCAGGGTAAGCCGATTAGTGCAAATTTCCCCTACTTAGTGAAGTTTGCCCCGCGCCACAAGATTCATTTGGAAGACAGCGAAATTGAGGCGATTTAG
- a CDS encoding toxin-antitoxin system HicB family antitoxin, which translates to MATLTIRLPDDKHRRLKHLAASKGISLNKLIEELSTMALAESDAYTRFQVLAAKGDVRRGLTLLDKLDQAN; encoded by the coding sequence ATGGCAACACTCACAATTCGGCTTCCTGATGATAAACACCGTCGTCTCAAACATCTCGCTGCATCAAAAGGCATCAGCCTGAACAAACTAATCGAAGAACTATCAACTATGGCTTTAGCGGAGTCAGATGCATACACCCGCTTTCAAGTCCTCGCCGCGAAAGGTGATGTCCGGCGTGGCCTGACTCTGCTTGATAAACTCGATCAGGCTAATTGA